The window GTGTGACATTTTTTCAAAAAACGTGCATTCTAGTGGTATCACATTAATGCTTCTTGGAGTTATAGAACAAGCTACTCGGTATTCTATTGGGTGTGAAGGGTTTCTAAATTGGTGGCCTCGTGAAGATGATAAGATGCCAGCTGGCACCAGTGAAGGGTATAATCAATTACTTAAATTGTTGATGCAAAAACAACGCCATGACATTGCTTCTCTTGCCACCTACATTCTCCATCGTATCAGGGCCTATGAAGTTGCTTCTAGATATGAGGtagttattttatttattgttttttcttttaatcTTTTGTTGGTTATTTACCTTTTTGGACATGCTTACAGTTTGCTGTACTACATGTGCTTGGAGTTAATGTTATGTCAGTTAAAATGGACATGCTTGCAAGTGCTAAACTCCAactcaaaaaacttttggtgagtTATAAGTTCTTTTGTCTTCTTCTATTATAGttcttgtttatttttttttatgtttctgaCTAATTGTTTATGCAGAAATTGATAAATTCCAGCTCACTAGTTGAAGATCCTTCTCCAGTTGCAATCACAAGCAGATcacttgttcttggtgaaactgatGGTTTGTTGTCATACAAAGCTACAAGCAAGCTGATTACTTCATCAAATTGTCGATTTATTAACTGGGATATTGACTCACATCTGCTTTTTCTTCTTAAGGtatgtttttttaattgtttgtttcAAGATAttcattatttaatttaattttgccATACAGGAAAGGGGTTTTCTTCCTCTCTCTGCTGCACTTTTATCATCTTCTACACTGCGTTCTGAAGTGGGGCATGCTATGGAATTATTTATGGATATCacatcatacattgaatccaTAATTCTTTCACTTGTTTTTTGTCGCTCAGGTTTCTTACATGATGCTGTTATTACTATTTTGACCTCCGTTTTTCCtccccttagtgtttatattcTCTTTGTTTTGTTACTTGACCAGGGTTAATGTTCCTTCTGCTTGACCCTGAGCTCTCAACTACGGTTATTCTTGCCCTAAAAGGATCTGATTCAAAGATTCAAGAGTCTATTCCTCTTCGTTATGCATCTGTTTTAATATCCAAAGGCTTTTTTTGTCGTCCACGTGAAATTGGAGTAGTTTTGAAGACACATCTGAGAGTGGTTAGTATGACACATTAGTTTGAAAAACAAGttctttttgttttatttgttcTAATTCCTTCCCTTTTCCCATTTTCTCCTTTTTCCACTTCTTATTCAGATGAATGTAATAGATCGTCTGATTACATCAGAGCCACATTCTGAAGAACTTTTATGGGGCTTATGGGAGCTTTGCTGTGTTTCCAGGTGTgatatattaattattaaatctCTTTAAGTGATATTAAACTCCCCAAAAAATTTCTAGTGGTTAATGCTTTTGTAAAATAATTTTCAGGTCTGATTGTGGACGCCAGGCTTTGTTGGCCATAGGACATTTTCCAGAGGTGGGCCCATTATGAAATCTATAGTTCCTTTGTTGAAAACTAAAtatttattaaggttgttttttGTTTCATGTATCCCTATTTATTATTCTCCttaccatttttttttgttttttgttttcagGTTGTTTCAGTTTTGATTGCTGCGTTACATTCTGTCAAAGAACTAGAACCAGTCTCTGTAAACAGTGGTAATTCCTATTTTGCCCTTCTAGAAGTTCTCCTTTCACTTGTTTTCTAATTCTCAATACTAAATATCAACACCTTTACATCAATTAGGGACTTCACCTTCACCATTAAATCTTGCCATCTTTCACTCTGCTGTTGAGATCTTTGAAGTCATGGTTGTTGACACCACATCATCATCTCTAACCTCATGGATTTCACACGCCAAAGAGCTTCACAAAGCCTTACATTCATCCTCACCTGGATCCAACAGAAAAGACGCCCCCACAAGACTTTTGGAATTAATCGATGCTGCTGTAGTCTACCATAAAAATGGAGCTATTGGCCTTTTAAGATACTCTGCTGTTTTAGCTTCTGGTGGAGATGCACACATGGCATCCACAAACATTCTAGCATGTGATGAAAATCATGAAATGGATGTTGACAACGTTGTTGGTGTTGGCGATGCTTCCGGAACCTCTGATGGAAATGTAATCGATTCTCTCTTAGGGAAACCAATCACTGAGTCAAGATTTTTAGGCTTTACTCTTCGTGACTCCTCTGTTGCTCAACTCACAACTGCTTTCCGTATTTTAGCCTTCATTTCCGAAAATTCAGTaagtaattctttttttttttaatcttttttttttctttgaagttAACTAACAAATGTTTTGATTGGTTTAAGGTTGTTGCTGGTGCTTTGTACGATGAAGGAGCTGTGATGGTTGTTCATGCAGTTCTTATTGATTGTAAACTAATGCTTGAGAAATCCTCAAACAACTATGGTTAGTATTTTACCCTTGTTTATACACATAATTAATTGCAATATATTTACAGTTTTTTTTATTCACTTTGAGCAGATTACCTTGTTGATGAGGGAACAGAGTGCAATCCTACTTCAGACATATTGCTTGAAAGAAACCGTGAACAGAATGTAGTTGATCTTTTAGTTCCTTGTTTGTCACTACTGATTAACTTGTTGCACAAGTTAAAGGACACAAAAGAGCAACACAGAAACAAAAAACTCATGAAGGCTCTTTTACATTTGCATCGAGAACTCAGGTAGTAGTTTATACTTTATCATGTTCAGTATTACTTATTAAAAAATTATGTTCTCTttcttatatatttataatttatgtttTGCAGCCCAAAATTAGCTGCGTGTGTAGTTGATTTATCTTACCCATATCCCAATTTTGCCCTTGGATTCGAAGCTGTTTGCCATCTTCTTGTATCTGCACTTGCTTGTTGGCCTGTATATGGTTGGACTCCTACTCTTTTTCATTTTCTTCTTGATAGTCTACACGCCACGTCATTGCTAGCAATGGGCCCCAAAGAAACTTGTAGTTTGCTTTTCCTTTTGGTAAGTTGTCAATTTTTACTTTTTTCTTTTTCgttataaaagtaataatatcttttcttttttatattttgcTAGAATGATTTCTTACCTGATGAAGGCGTCTCACTTTGGAAAAACGGAATGCCAATGTTGAGTGCTTTTCGCCAGCTGGCAGTTGCAACACTGTTGGGCCCCGAAAAGGAGAGAGAAATCAACTGGTACTTACAGCCTGGACATAAGGAGAAGCTGATTGGACAGTTGACACCAATTCTTCACAAGATTTCAGAGATTGTTTTACATTGTGCTATTAGTGTAAGTAAAATTACTCCCTATCATATtaatttcttcttttttttttttttttttttttttcactttaggATTTTCTTAACAAACAGGCATTGGTTGTTATACAAGACATGTTGAGGATTTTTATTGTACGCGTGGCATGTGTACATGCTGACAGTGCAGCCATACTTTTGAGGCCTATGATACTTTATATAGATGAGTGGCTTTCAGATCCATCTGCTTTAACTGATACAGATGCATATAAGCTTCAAAGATTGCTTGATTTTCTTGCTAGCTTACTTGAACATCCACGTGCCAAggtattcttttattttatttatgaagTTGCTTAAAAgttaatatttgtttatttttaatgatttatACTTTTTTTTTGACAGCCAATACTGTTGAGTGAAGGGGCTGTTCAGATGTTATCTAAAGTTCTTAATACTTCACACAAGCTTAGTTGGTGCATCCCTGCGTGTAGGTCGATTTCTCTGCTATCTGATTCtaggtgagtttttttttttttttttttttttaaatatttttcttaACTATATCTATTAAGAATaatctttgaattttttttgttttaggaaCAATGCAAAGATATTGACAGCAGAGGATTGTTCATTGCTTTTATTCAATCTTTTCAGGCTTGCCAAGGTAGTTTATTACTGCACAATGCTACTTTTTCTCAGTTTGGGCAAATTGCAGGAAATAACAACGTACTTTACTCTTTTTatattttcaatttcatttgatctaATGATCTTTTTTTTCCAGTTTCTTCCTGTTGGAAAAGAGTTAGTTGCGTGTCTATTAGCCTTCAAAGATTTAGGTTCCTCATcagaagggcaaaatggtcttttctcAATTTTCTCACAAGTTCAATCCTTGTATGAAGAATCCGAACACGAAAACAGCCCATTAATTGATGGAAAGTTTGATCTCATTGAATTAAACAAAACTCCTCCTTTGCTATTTTGCTTGAGAACTTTATTAAACTCCATTGAAACAGAAGATATTCCATCAGCATCCTTGATAGAAGCCATTGAAGCTCTTTCATCAGGAGCTTTAAACTTTTGCATGGATAAAAAAAGGTCGGTTTCCTTTCAACAAATTTATCAAATATTTAATCCTCCATTTTAATTTTTAACACCTCCTTTTACACAGCTTGAACCTCAAAATGGTTAATCCAGTAAAATACCTGTTTGGACTTCCTTGTGGTATAAGTAATGCAAACAACTCTTCAGAGGAAAACATCAAATACATCCTTAAGTTGACATCTTTCGCATCTTCTCctcaggtatgtattctagcacTTTCCATTTATAGAAACTGCATAAATATAAGAAGTCAATGTTTTGTTACCCATGAAATGCAGGTTAATGAATATGCAGAATCGTTATCACGTTTACTGCAAACGCCTAACGAATCATTGAAGCCAGATGTTATTTCCAGTGTTGTCGAGGAGTCATTATTCCCAAAACGCCCCTCGAAGatacaaaaaatttcaaatttcaccCTCGACAGGTCCGAACATTACAATTTAAACATATACGGGgacaaattcacatgggaatGCCCCGAAAATCTACGCGATAAAACGGGTCAATCTCTGAGAAGAAAACTCACTCCTTTAGAAGGAACAAACAGGCGTCCTAGGGTCGAAAATGCCCCTGCTGAAAACACAAACCAAAGTCCGTTTTCTAGAGGTCCAGGAGGACAATTCACTACCCCTGTGGGTCCCACACGTAGGGACACGTTTAGGCTCCGAAAGCCCAACACTAGCAGACCTCCTTCTATGCATGTAGATGACTATGTAGCTAGAGAGAGAAACGATGGGACTACTACTAGCTCTAATGTGATTTCAGTTCCGAGGGTGGGATCCAGTAGTGGCAGACCACCGTCTATCCATGTGGATGAGTTCATGGCACGTGAAAGAGAACGCCAGAATCCCATGATGGGAGTAGTGAAAAACACAACCCCTTCGGAAAGCGAAACAAATTCAGAAAAAATGAATAAATCAAAACAGATTAAACCGGATTTAGATGACGATCTTCAGGGAGTTAATATAGTCTTTGGTGGAGAGGAATCGGAATCGGATTCAGATGACAGGTTGCCGTTTCCACAACCGGATGATAATTTACAGCAACCGGAATCCGTGATTCCGGAGCAGAATTCTCCTCGTTC of the Lactuca sativa cultivar Salinas chromosome 6, Lsat_Salinas_v11, whole genome shotgun sequence genome contains:
- the LOC111897408 gene encoding protein virilizer homolog isoform X2 codes for the protein MGRPEPSVLFAQTFAHAYLDEYVDEVIFSEPVIVSACEFLEQSSSSSSPAVTLMGATSPPSFALEVFVHCEGESRFRRLCQPFLYSPSSSNVLEVEALVTSHLVVRGSYRSLSLVIYGNTGEDLGQFNLEVDLDTSLTNTVSIVEGDLEDLPPALNPAKSAIEEPISSLKSLTFKPIASDISVDMKQFLQLSFKILEIPNTREDALNTVFNSLVSAAVMYSTQTLQLASTSQLREVDHEESSFDFSQARKDLLDICHTLLTTSSVSPENLTLESEGDLVTSKQLVDTLRQHFLIFTDSESLIRSQLPQSKLLMVWLSAALLLCSSKESCFNFVNGGCMKQLCDIFSKNVHSSGITLMLLGVIEQATRYSIGCEGFLNWWPREDDKMPAGTSEGYNQLLKLLMQKQRHDIASLATYILHRIRAYEVASRYEFAVLHVLGVNVMSVKMDMLASAKLQLKKLLKLINSSSLVEDPSPVAITSRSLVLGETDGLLSYKATSKLITSSNCRFINWDIDSHLLFLLKERGFLPLSAALLSSSTLRSEVGHAMELFMDITSYIESIILSLVFCRSGLMFLLLDPELSTTVILALKGSDSKIQESIPLRYASVLISKGFFCRPREIGVVLKTHLRVMNVIDRLITSEPHSEELLWGLWELCCVSRSDCGRQALLAIGHFPEVVSVLIAALHSVKELEPVSVNSGTSPSPLNLAIFHSAVEIFEVMVVDTTSSSLTSWISHAKELHKALHSSSPGSNRKDAPTRLLELIDAAVVYHKNGAIGLLRYSAVLASGGDAHMASTNILACDENHEMDVDNVVGVGDASGTSDGNVIDSLLGKPITESRFLGFTLRDSSVAQLTTAFRILAFISENSVVAGALYDEGAVMVVHAVLIDCKLMLEKSSNNYDYLVDEGTECNPTSDILLERNREQNVVDLLVPCLSLLINLLHKLKDTKEQHRNKKLMKALLHLHRELSPKLAACVVDLSYPYPNFALGFEAVCHLLVSALACWPVYGWTPTLFHFLLDSLHATSLLAMGPKETCSLLFLLNDFLPDEGVSLWKNGMPMLSAFRQLAVATLLGPEKEREINWYLQPGHKEKLIGQLTPILHKISEIVLHCAISALVVIQDMLRIFIVRVACVHADSAAILLRPMILYIDEWLSDPSALTDTDAYKLQRLLDFLASLLEHPRAKPILLSEGAVQMLSKVLNTSHKLSWCIPACRSISLLSDSRNNAKILTAEDCSLLLFNLFRLAKFLPVGKELVACLLAFKDLGSSSEGQNGLFSIFSQVQSLYEESEHENSPLIDGKFDLIELNKTPPLLFCLRTLLNSIETEDIPSASLIEAIEALSSGALNFCMDKKSLNLKMVNPVKYLFGLPCGISNANNSSEENIKYILKLTSFASSPQVNEYAESLSRLLQTPNESLKPDVISSVVEESLFPKRPSKIQKISNFTLDRSEHYNLNIYGDKFTWECPENLRDKTGQSLRRKLTPLEGTNRRPRVENAPAENTNQSPFSRGPGGQFTTPVGPTRRDTFRLRKPNTSRPPSMHVDDYVARERNDGTTTSSNVISVPRVGSSSGRPPSIHVDEFMARERERQNPMMGVVKNTTPSESETNSEKMNKSKQIKPDLDDDLQGVNIVFGGEESESDSDDRLPFPQPDDNLQQPESVIPEQNSPRSIVEETESDANESSRHFDEKSQSDFSSRISVSRPEMSLTREPSISSEKKPYFDLPEDSRNAQMTSKTSGFSSVSNFKNPNLYYDQKFPLAQPPLPPMPPPPTVMADAQPPMPPGFHVHSEYARTSGGPMRSQPPLPPTPPPYTAASSLSSLSSYPPPPLMPPMIYNRPSIPYNMYGTNPTQQNQGENQFTQLQPLQPPQLSRPPQPQPPPQHLRPPGPALTQSDHVQMQMGQPSHVYYQTMQQGHNSNNLLQQHTQLDPQPQGHNSNLLQQQDASSLSLQHIFSSPQAIQDLLGDREKLVQLLEQHPKLMQMLQDKLHG
- the LOC111897408 gene encoding protein virilizer homolog isoform X1, which produces MGRPEPSVLFAQTFAHAYLDEYVDEVIFSEPVIVSACEFLEQSSSSSSPAVTLMGATSPPSFALEVFVHCEGESRFRRLCQPFLYSPSSSNVLEVEALVTSHLVVRGSYRSLSLVIYGNTGEDLGQFNLEVDLDTSLTNTVSIVEGDLEDLPPALNPAKSAIEEPISSLKSLTFKPIASDISVDMKQFLQLSFKILEIPNTREDALNTVFNSLVSAAVMYSTQTLQLASTSQLREVDHEESSFDFSQARKDLLDICHTLLTTSSVSPENLTLESEGDLVTSKQLVDTLRQHFLIFTDSESLIRSQLPQSKLLMVWLSAALLLCSSKESCFNFVNGGCMKQLCDIFSKNVHSSGITLMLLGVIEQATRYSIGCEGFLNWWPREDDKMPAGTSEGYNQLLKLLMQKQRHDIASLATYILHRIRAYEVASRYEFAVLHVLGVNVMSVKMDMLASAKLQLKKLLKLINSSSLVEDPSPVAITSRSLVLGETDGLLSYKATSKLITSSNCRFINWDIDSHLLFLLKERGFLPLSAALLSSSTLRSEVGHAMELFMDITSYIESIILSLVFCRSGLMFLLLDPELSTTVILALKGSDSKIQESIPLRYASVLISKGFFCRPREIGVVLKTHLRVMNVIDRLITSEPHSEELLWGLWELCCVSRSDCGRQALLAIGHFPEVVSVLIAALHSVKELEPVSVNSGTSPSPLNLAIFHSAVEIFEVMVVDTTSSSLTSWISHAKELHKALHSSSPGSNRKDAPTRLLELIDAAVVYHKNGAIGLLRYSAVLASGGDAHMASTNILACDENHEMDVDNVVGVGDASGTSDGNVIDSLLGKPITESRFLGFTLRDSSVAQLTTAFRILAFISENSVVAGALYDEGAVMVVHAVLIDCKLMLEKSSNNYDYLVDEGTECNPTSDILLERNREQNVVDLLVPCLSLLINLLHKLKDTKEQHRNKKLMKALLHLHRELSPKLAACVVDLSYPYPNFALGFEAVCHLLVSALACWPVYGWTPTLFHFLLDSLHATSLLAMGPKETCSLLFLLNDFLPDEGVSLWKNGMPMLSAFRQLAVATLLGPEKEREINWYLQPGHKEKLIGQLTPILHKISEIVLHCAISALVVIQDMLRIFIVRVACVHADSAAILLRPMILYIDEWLSDPSALTDTDAYKLQRLLDFLASLLEHPRAKPILLSEGAVQMLSKVLNTSHKLSWCIPACRSISLLSDSRNNAKILTAEDCSLLLFNLFRLAKFLPVGKELVACLLAFKDLGSSSEGQNGLFSIFSQVQSLYEESEHENSPLIDGKFDLIELNKTPPLLFCLRTLLNSIETEDIPSASLIEAIEALSSGALNFCMDKKSLNLKMVNPVKYLFGLPCGISNANNSSEENIKYILKLTSFASSPQVNEYAESLSRLLQTPNESLKPDVISSVVEESLFPKRPSKIQKISNFTLDRSEHYNLNIYGDKFTWECPENLRDKTGQSLRRKLTPLEGTNRRPRVENAPAENTNQSPFSRGPGGQFTTPVGPTRRDTFRLRKPNTSRPPSMHVDDYVARERNDGTTTSSNVISVPRVGSSSGRPPSIHVDEFMARERERQNPMMGVVKNTTPSESETNSEKMNKSKQIKPDLDDDLQGVNIVFGGEESESDSDDRLPFPQPDDNLQQPESVIPEQNSPRSIVEETESDANESSRHFDEKSQSDFSSRISVSRPEMSLTREPSISSEKKPYFDLPEDSRNAQMTSKTSGFSSVSNFKNPNLYYDQKFPLAQPPLPPMPPPPTVMADAQPPMPPGFHQVHSEYARTSGGPMRSQPPLPPTPPPYTAASSLSSLSSYPPPPLMPPMIYNRPSIPYNMYGTNPTQQNQGENQFTQLQPLQPPQLSRPPQPQPPPQHLRPPGPALTQSDHVQMQMGQPSHVYYQTMQQGHNSNNLLQQHTQLDPQPQGHNSNLLQQQDASSLSLQHIFSSPQAIQDLLGDREKLVQLLEQHPKLMQMLQDKLHG